From one Vanacampus margaritifer isolate UIUO_Vmar chromosome 12, RoL_Vmar_1.0, whole genome shotgun sequence genomic stretch:
- the itsn1 gene encoding intersectin-1 isoform X4 yields MAQFPTTFTGPDVFLISVDERAKHDQQFHSLSPTAGGYITGDQARNFFLQSGLPPPILAQIWALADMNSDGRMDIHEFSIAMKLIKLKLQGHPLPPALPPSMKQPPLPPPPQAGFGMPPMPAMPAMAPIATSLPGVPPLPLPPLPVGVSQPLVSAPPPPLPPPMANGAPTTGMMQPISGFSHPASSINKASFNRSSTKLQKGPSFDATGGQPPVDWAVPQSSRLKYRQLFNSHDKMMSGHLTGPQARTILMQSSLPQGQLASIWSLSDIDQDGKLTAEEFILAMHLIDMAMSGLPLPPLLPPDYIPPTFRRVRSDSVQSDQKSVPEEAEEEVESNQDKKLPVTFEDKKRENFERGNLELEKRRQALQEQQRKEQERLAALEREEQERKERERLEHERRRQQELEKQLEKQRELERQREEERRKEIERREAAKRELERQRQLEWERQRRQELLTQRNREQESIVLLKARKKTLEFELEALNDKKNQLEGKLKDVRFRLSAQRREVEQTNQTRETRIAEITLLQQQLQDSQHWLGSLIPDKQSLNDQLKQVQQNSLHRDSLSSLQKAVDQKESSRQQLKEQLDTVERETRAKLLEIDAFNTQLKELREIHSRQQRQKQKELEGDAHSMMHTPIDRKSAELQENRLSSDKTLAWRNDDAGSSALKAPSPASAPHAWLNRVTQEEEERKRRGLEEDADADGRKTAGSVEEKDDESQGKKDMQEKLNKLFSQPNDPWASTAEKAPVASLFEQKAASSGFEQQQAVKVVYYRALYPFDARSHDEISITPGDVIMVKGEWVDESQTGEPGWLGGELRGRTGWFPANYAERIPDSEAPVSLRAAVCATPTSAQQPVSTPPPAPAQSSSSTSSANSNWADFNTTWPSNTSSQMDSEGWDAWPTSSAAQNPSLSVPSAQLRQRSAFTPATMTTGSSPSPVLGQGEKVEGLQAQALYPWRAKKDNHLNFNKNEVITVLEQQDMWWLGELQTGQRGWFPKSYVKLISASMTPPLALPVAAPMAAPMAAPMAAPMAAPIAAPLVSSTRGKNTSECVVPESPPNGKRPSPTPCKPSESGEEYVAMYTYESSEQGDLSFQQGDLVMVSRKEGDWWTGTVAGKTGVFPSNYVKPRDASSESLGPAGKTGSLGKKPEIAQVIAPYCATGAEQLTLAPGQLILIRKKNPGGWWEGELQARGKKRQIGWFPANYVKLLSPSTSKTTPTEPTPPKLVPANTAVCQVIGMYDYVAQNDDELAFLKGQVITVLNKDDCDWWKGELNGREGLFPSNYVKLTTDTDPSTQ; encoded by the exons ATGGCACAGTTCCCCACCACTTTCACGG GTCCTGACGTGTTCCTGATCTCGGTGGATGAGCGAGCCAAACATGACCAACAGTTTCACAGCCTATCTCCCACCGCGGGGGGTTACATCACGG GGGATCAGGCCAGGAACTTCTTCCTGCAGTCCGGACTGCCGCCGCCCATCCTGGCTCAAATCTG GGCCCTGGCCGACATGAACAGTGACGGCCGCATGGACATCCACGAGTTCTCCATCGCCATGAAGCTCATCAAGCTTAAACTCCAGGGCCACCCGCTTCCTCCTGCGTTACCCCCCAGTATGAAACAGCCCCCGCTGCCTCCCCCCCCGCAGGCTGGCTTCG GCATGCCCCCCATGCCCGCCATGCCCGCCATGGCACCCATTGCCACCTCCCTGCCAGGCGTGCCCCCTCTTCCACTCCCTCCGTTACCCGTCGGGGTGTCGCAGCCTCTGGTCTCGGCGCCGCCGCCTCCCCTCCCGCCGCCCATGGCCAACGGAGCCCCTACCACAGGCATGATGCAACCCATCTCCGGCTTCTCCCACCCAG CTTCTTCAATCAACAAGGCCTCCTTTAACCGTTCCAGCACGAAATTGCAAAAGGGTCCTTCATTTGATGCCACCGG TGGTCAGCCCCCCGTCGACTGGGCCGTCCCTCAGTCGTCGAGGCTCAAGTACAGGCAGCTGTTTAACTCCCATGACAAGATGATGAGTGGCCACCTGACTG GTCCGCAGGCACGCACCATCCTCATGCAGTCCAGTCTTCCTCAAGGCCAGCTGGCCTCAATATG GAGTCTGTCAGATATCGACCAGGATGGGAAGCTGACAGCGGAGGAGTTCATCTTGGCCATGCACCTCATAGACATGGCCATGTCCGGCCTGCCGCTGCCCCCCTTGCTGCCGCCAGATTACATCCCTCCTACATTCAG GCGTGTGCGAAGCGACAGCGTGCAGTCGGACCAGAAAAGCGTCCCcgaggaggcagaggaggaggtggagagcAACCAGGACAAGAAGCTCCCAG TCACGTTCGAGGATAAAAAGCGGGAAAACTTTGAGCGAGGGAACTTGGAGCTGGAGAAGCGACGTCAGGCCCTGCAAGAGCAGCAGAGGAAAGAACAGGAGAGGCTAGCGGCGCTGGAGAGAGAAGAGCAGGAGAGGAAG GAGCGCGAAAGGCTGGAGCATGAGCGGAGGCGACAGCAAGAGTTGGAGAAGCAGCTGGAGAAACAGAGGGAGCTGGAGAGGCAGCGAGAAGAGGAGCGACGTAAAGAAATCGAGAGGAGAGAG GCTGCTAAGCGCGAGCTGGAGCGTCAGAGGCAGCTGGAGTGGGAGCGGCAGCGTCGCCAGGAGCTTCTGACTCAGAGGAACCGAGAGCAGGAGAGCATTGTTCTGCTGAAAGCCCGCAAGAAGACCCTGGAGTTTGAACTGGAAGCGCTG AACGACAAGAAGAACCAGTTAGAGGGCAAACTGAAGGACGTCCGGTTCCGCCTGTCGGCTCAGCGCAGAGAAGTGGAGCAGACCAACCAGACCAGGGAGACGCGCATCGCCGAGATCACGCTGTTGCAACAGCAGCTGCAG GACTCTCAGCATTGGCTCGGGAGTCTCATTCCTGACAAGCAGAGTCTCAACGACCAACTGAAACAGGTTCAACAGAACAGCCTGCACC GCGACAGTCTTTCATCACTGCAGAAGGCCGTGGACCAGAAGGAGTCCAGCAGGCAGCAGCTTAAAGAGCAGCTCGACACAGTGGAGAGGGAAACCAGGGCCAAGCTGCTCGAGATTGATGCTTTCAACACTCAGCTGAAG GAACTGAGGGAGATCCACAGCCGGCAGCAGAGGCAGAAGCAGAAGGAGCTGGAAGGAGACGCACACTCGATGATGCACACGCCGATTGACAGGAAGTCTGCTGAGTTGCAGGAAAACAG GTtgtcctcagacaaaactttggcTTGGAGGAACGATGACGCAGGAAGCTCTGCCCTGAAGGCGCCGAGCCCCGCCTCCGCCCCGCACGCCTGGCTCAACCGAGTGAcccaggaggaagaggagaggaaGCGACGAGGCCTGGAGGAGGATGCGGATGCGGATGGTCGCAAGACTGCCGGATCCGTGGAGGAGAAGGACGACGAATCCCAGGGCAAGAAGGACATGCAGGAGAAACTCAATAAGCTCTTCAGCCAGCCCAACGATCCCTGGGCTTCGACAG CAGAAAAGGCTCCAGTGGCGAGCCTGTTTGAGCAGAAGGCAGCAAGCAGCGGCTTCGAGCAGCAGCAGGCGGTGAAGGTGGTCTACTACAGAGCGCTCTACCCGTTTGACGCACGAAGCCACGACGAGATCAGCATCACCCCCGGCGATGTCATCATG GTGAAAGGGGAATGG GTGGACGAGTCTCAGACAGGTGAGCCCGGTTGGCTGGGTGGAGAGCTCAGGGGCCGAACCGGGTGGTTTCCGGCCAATTACGCAGAGCGGATACCGGACAGCGAAGCGCCCGTCAGCCTGCGGGCGGCCGTCTGCGCCACGCCGACTTCGGCACAGCAGCCCGTCAGCACGCCGCCACCCGCGCCCGCACAGAGTTCCTCATCCACGTCGTCCGCCAACAGTAACTGGGCCGACTTCAACACCAC CTGGCCGTCAAACACGAGCAGCCAGATGGACAGCGAGGGGTGGGACGCGTGGCCCACCTCCTCCGCCGCTCAGAATCCGTCCCTCAGCGTGCCGTCGGCTCAGCTGCGGCAGCGTTCGGCCTTCACGCCTGCCACCATGACCACGGGCTCCTCGCCCTCTCCTGTGCTCGGCCAGGGGGAGAAAGTGGAAGGCCTGCAGGCTCAGGCCTTGTACCCCTGGAGAGCCAAGAAGGACAACCACCTCAACTTCAACAAGAACGAG GTTATAACGGTGCTGGAGCAGCAGGACATGTGGTGGCTGGGAGAGCTCCAGACCGGACAGAGAGGATGGTTCCCCAAAAGCTACGTTAAACTCATCTCTGCCAGCATGACACCCCCACTTGCGCTCCCAGTGGCGGCTCCCATGGCGGCTCCCATGGCGGCTCCCATGGCGGCTCCCATGGCGGCCCCAATCGCGGCCCCGCTCGTTTCCTCAACACGTGGCAAAAACACAAG TGAATGTGTGGTACCAGAAAGCCCCCCCAATGGCAAACGCCCCTCACCCACTCCATGCAAACCATCCGAGTCAGGAGAAG AGTACGTGGCCATGTACACGTACGAGAGCAGCGAACAGGGCGACCTGAGTTTCCAGCAAGGAGACCTCGTCATGGTGAGCAGAAAGGAGGGCGACTGGTGGACGGGGACGGTGGCGGGCAAGACCGGGGTCTTCCCCTCCAACTACGTCAAACCGCGAGACGCCTCGTCGGAG TCTTTAGGACCAGCAGGAAAGACGGGAAGCCTTGGAAAGAAACCAG AGATCGCCCAAGTGATCGCCCCCTACTGCGCCACGGGAGCGGAGCAGCTGACATTAGCGCCGGGCCAGCTGATCCTCATCAGGAAAAAGAACCCGGGCGGCTGGTGGGAGGGCGAGCTTCAG GCCCGAGGGAAAAAGCGGCAGATTGGATGGTTTCCGGCCAACTACGTCAAGCTGCTGAGCCCCAGCACCAGCAAAACCACGCCGACCGAGCCCACGCCACCAAAACTGGTCCCTGCCAACACTG CCGTGTGCCAGGTGATCGGCATGTACGACTACGTGGCGCAGAATGACGACGAGCTGGCCTTCCTGAAGGGTCAGGTGATCACCGTGCTCAACAAGGACGACTGCGATTGGTGGAAAGGCGAGCTGAACGGTCGCGAGGGTCTCTTTCCCAGCAACTACGTCAAGCTCACCACTGACACGGACCCGAGCACGCAGT